The DNA window CCCGTAGGCGGCGATCAGGTGCGCCGGGTCGGGGCCCTCGAGCACGGTGGGCTTGCCCAGGCCGTCGAGGACGATGAAGCGCAGCAGGTTGCCGCGCGACTTCTTGTCGACCTGCATGGTCTGGAGCAGCTTGGGCCACTGGTCGCCGCGGTACGTCAGGGGCAGGCCCACGGACGCGAGCACCGCGCGGTGCCGGTCGGCCGTGGCGTCGTCGAGCCGGCCCGCGAGCCGGCCGAGTTCCGCCGCGAAGACCATGCCGACGGAGACGGCCGCGCCGTGCCGCCACTTGTAGCGCTCGTTCTTCTCGATGGCGTGGCCGAGGGTGTGCCCGTAGTTGAGGAACTCGCGGAGCCCGGTCTCCTTGAGGTCGCTGGAGACCACGTCGGCCTTGACCCGGATCGACCGCACGATCAGTTCGGTGGTGTGCGGGCCGGCGGGCGTACGGGCCCCCTGCGGGTCCTCCTCGATCAGGTCGAGGATCACCGGGTCGGAGATGAATCCGGCCTTGATGACCTCGGCGAGGCCGCTGACGTAGTCGTGGACCGGCAGCGAGTCCAGGGCCGCCAGGTCGCACAGCACCCCGGCCGGCGGGTGGAAGGCGCCGACGAGGTTCTTGCCCTCCGCGGTGTTGATGCCGGTCTTGCCGCCGACCGCCGCGTCGACCATCGCGAGGACGGTGGTCGGCACGGCGATCCAGCGCACCCCGCGCAGCCAGGTGGCCGCGACGAAACCCGCGAGGTCGGTGGTGGATCCCCCGCCGACGCCGACGACGACGTCGGTGCGGGTGAAGCCGGACTGGCCGAGCGCCTTCCAGCAGTAGGCGGCCACCTCGGCCGTCTTGGCCTCCTCGGCGTTCGGCACCTGGATGGCGACCGCCTCGTAGCCCTGTTCGGCCAGGTCGTGGCGCAGTGCCTCGCCCGTCGAGGCCAGGGCCTCGGGGTGGATCACCGCGACCCGCTGGGCCTTGCCGCCGATCAGGTTGCCCAGCTCGCCGAGCAGCTGGTGCCCGACCAGCACCTCGTACGCGTCGTGGCCTGCGTCGCCGCCGACCTGGATCCGC is part of the Streptomyces subrutilus genome and encodes:
- the aroB gene encoding 3-dehydroquinate synthase — encoded protein: MTDQVTRIQVGGDAGHDAYEVLVGHQLLGELGNLIGGKAQRVAVIHPEALASTGEALRHDLAEQGYEAVAIQVPNAEEAKTAEVAAYCWKALGQSGFTRTDVVVGVGGGSTTDLAGFVAATWLRGVRWIAVPTTVLAMVDAAVGGKTGINTAEGKNLVGAFHPPAGVLCDLAALDSLPVHDYVSGLAEVIKAGFISDPVILDLIEEDPQGARTPAGPHTTELIVRSIRVKADVVSSDLKETGLREFLNYGHTLGHAIEKNERYKWRHGAAVSVGMVFAAELGRLAGRLDDATADRHRAVLASVGLPLTYRGDQWPKLLQTMQVDKKSRGNLLRFIVLDGLGKPTVLEGPDPAHLIAAYGEVSA